Proteins encoded by one window of Pelmatolapia mariae isolate MD_Pm_ZW linkage group LG14, Pm_UMD_F_2, whole genome shotgun sequence:
- the LOC134641365 gene encoding post-GPI attachment to proteins factor 2-like, whose translation MLQSSNILGHERPLVIRVSFATCVLATVCLPLLGLITCVFISSVFHFEDATGTHCQVPNYLPSISASISLSPECHIWRFCIGLHSAPRLLVAFTYFKFYKARFATRFPESSLSCLNLGFSISENLGLLLLTYVSSTETYFVHKEGFVLFIVSSLIYMLITCRLWKSIKKYSLSPEDAKSHHWKVRFLLLNVCFCAFAGFFYWKHNMYCESGSYTFFALFEYLVVFSNMAFHLTAVWDFKSREVMVISSSEDKDF comes from the exons ATGCTACAAAGTTCAAATATTTTGGGGCATGAAAGACCCCTGGTTATTAGGGTATCATTCGCCACCTGTGTTCTGGCGACTGTGTGCCTACCCCTGCTCGGGCTCATCACTTGTGTCTTCATAtcctctgtttttcattttgaagaTGCCACTGGTACACACTGCCAG gtTCCTAATTACCTGCCATCTATAAGTGCCTCTATCAGCTTAAGTCCTGAGTGCCACATTTGGCGATTCTGCATTGGACTACACTCAGCACCAAGGTTACTGGTGGCTTTTACCTACTTCAAGTTTTACAAGGCTCGCTTTGCTACCAGGTTTCCAGAGAGTTCACTCAGCTGTTTAAACCTGGGCTTTTCTATATCTGAAAACCTTGGACTCTTGTTGCTCACATATGTATCATCCACTGAGACTTACT TTGTGCATAAGGAAGGTTTTGTCCTGTTCATTGTAAGTTCTCTTATCTACATGTTGATAACCTGCCGTTTATGGAAATCTATTAAGAAATATTCCTTAAGTCCTGAG GATGCCAAGTCTCACCACTGGAAAGTGCGTTTCTTACTTCTCAATGTATGCTTCTGTGCTTTTGCCGGATTCTTTTACTGGAAAcacaacatgtactgtgaatcAGGGA gttacacattttttgCCCTGTTTGAGTATCTAGTTGTTTTCTCCAATATGGCCTTCCATCTTACAGCCGTGTGGGACTTTAAGAGCCGGGAGGTCATGGTCATTTCATCTTCAGAGGATAAAGACTTCTGA
- the chrna10a gene encoding neuronal acetylcholine receptor subunit alpha-10a isoform X1 — MEGICFSKMKQWRIQTLFRWLLCVGILPTCWCAHGRYAQKLLKDLFTNYTSALRPVEDTNTILNVTLQVTLSQIIDMDERNQILTAYLWIRQVWFDAHLKWNKDDYDGLDTIRIPGSYVWRPDIVLYNSADDHFTGPMDTNVVIRHDGQIMWDSPAITKSSCKVDVSFFPFDAQQCRFTYGSWTYNGNQLDILNAMESADLADLVENVEWEVLGMPAKKSIVLYGCCADPYPDVTYTLKLKRKASFYVFNLLIPCVMISFLAPLGFYLPADSGEKVSLGVTVMLALTVFQLLVAEIMPPSENVPLIGKYYIATMTMITASTALTIFVMNIHHCGPDAKPVPKWAKKVILQYMARMCFVYEVGENCMSPQPEKQEPPPVQNTNCTMNGQAGPGREDCIFRMERGQEIVGSMPTEEKEDMDQMLSPIGSIGKNPTSNYSSWKNGIFASLDCGDSGEGRRCRKGGVSDGEKKDREISCSTQSNETQLLRNIEYIANCHRDQRATQKRTGEWKKVAKVLDRFFMWIFFIMVFFMSLLIMGKTI; from the exons ATGGAGGGCATTTGCTTCAGCAAGATGAAACAATGGCGAATCCAGACTTTATTCCGCTGGCTGCTGTGTGTCGGTATTTTGCCGA CTTGTTGGTGTGCTCATGGAAGATATGCTCAGAAACTCCTAAAGGATTTGTTCACAAACTACACTAGcgcactgaggcctgtagaggaCACAAACACCATCCTGAATGTAACTCTACAGGTTACACTCTCCCAGATAATTGACATG GATGAGCGAAACCAAATTCTAACTGCATATTTATGGATACGGCAAGTGTGGTTTGATGCACACCTTAAATGGAATAAAGATGATTATGATGGCCTTGATACCATCCGCATACCGGGTAGTTATGTATGGAGACCTGATATAGTTCTCTATAACAG cGCAGATGATCATTTCACTGGTCCCATGGACACCAATGTGGTGATTCGACATGATGGACAGATAATGTGGGATTCTCCAGCAATCACTAAGAGCTCATGCAAAGTGGATGTGTCTTTCTTTCCCTTTGATGCTCAGCAATGCCGGTTCACCTACGGCTCCTGGACCTACAACGGTAACCAGCTTGACATCCTTAATGCAATGGAGAGCGCTGACCTGGCTGACCTGGTGGAAAATGTCGAGTGGGAGGTGCTTGGTATGCCAGCTAAGAAGAGCATTGTTCTTTATGGTTGCTGTGCTGACCCTTACCCAGATGTGACCTACACACTGAAACTTAAGAGGAAAGCATCCTTCTATGTCTTCAACCTGCTCATACCATGTGTGATGATCTCTTTTCTGGCACCACTTGGTTTCTACCTTCCTGCTGACTCTGGAGAGAAGGTGTCATTGGGTGTCACAGTGATGCTGGCACTCACTGTCTTTCAGTTATTGGTTGCAGAGATCATGCCCCCCTCTGAGAATGTACCACTAATTG GAAAATATTACATTGCAACAATGACGATGATTACAGCCTCCACTGCTCTGACCATATTTGTCATGAACATACACCACTGTGGCCCTGATGCCAAGCCTGTTCCCAAATGGGCCAAGAAAGTCATTCTGCAGTACATGGCCAGAATGTGCTTTGTTTATGAAGTTGGGGAGAACTGCATGTCACCTCAGCCAGAGAAACAGGAGCCTCCTCCTGTACAGAACACCAACTGCACCATGAATGGTCAGGCGGGACCGGGCAGAGAGGACTGCATCTTCAGAATGGAGAGAGGACAAGAGATAGTGGGATCTATGCCCACAGAGGAAAAAGAAGACATGGATCAGATGTTGTCTCCTATAGGCTCAATAGGGAAGAACCCTACTAGCAACTACAGCTCTTGGAAGAATGGCATTTTTGCAAGCCTGGACTGTGGTGACTCAGGGGAGGGGAGGAGATGCAGGAAGGGAGGAGTGAGTGATggagagaaaaaagacagagagattTCCTGCAGCACCCAAAGCAATGAAACACAGCTCTTGCGTAACATAGAGTATATAGCCAACTGCCACAGAGATCAGAGGGCCACACAGAAAAGGACTGGAGAGTGGAAGAAGGTGGCCAAAGTTTTAGACCGCTTCTTCATGTGGATTTTTTTCATTATGGTGTTTTTCATGAGCCTTCTCATCATGGGCAAAACCATATAA
- the chrna10a gene encoding neuronal acetylcholine receptor subunit alpha-10a isoform X2 translates to MDERNQILTAYLWIRQVWFDAHLKWNKDDYDGLDTIRIPGSYVWRPDIVLYNSADDHFTGPMDTNVVIRHDGQIMWDSPAITKSSCKVDVSFFPFDAQQCRFTYGSWTYNGNQLDILNAMESADLADLVENVEWEVLGMPAKKSIVLYGCCADPYPDVTYTLKLKRKASFYVFNLLIPCVMISFLAPLGFYLPADSGEKVSLGVTVMLALTVFQLLVAEIMPPSENVPLIGKYYIATMTMITASTALTIFVMNIHHCGPDAKPVPKWAKKVILQYMARMCFVYEVGENCMSPQPEKQEPPPVQNTNCTMNGQAGPGREDCIFRMERGQEIVGSMPTEEKEDMDQMLSPIGSIGKNPTSNYSSWKNGIFASLDCGDSGEGRRCRKGGVSDGEKKDREISCSTQSNETQLLRNIEYIANCHRDQRATQKRTGEWKKVAKVLDRFFMWIFFIMVFFMSLLIMGKTI, encoded by the exons ATG GATGAGCGAAACCAAATTCTAACTGCATATTTATGGATACGGCAAGTGTGGTTTGATGCACACCTTAAATGGAATAAAGATGATTATGATGGCCTTGATACCATCCGCATACCGGGTAGTTATGTATGGAGACCTGATATAGTTCTCTATAACAG cGCAGATGATCATTTCACTGGTCCCATGGACACCAATGTGGTGATTCGACATGATGGACAGATAATGTGGGATTCTCCAGCAATCACTAAGAGCTCATGCAAAGTGGATGTGTCTTTCTTTCCCTTTGATGCTCAGCAATGCCGGTTCACCTACGGCTCCTGGACCTACAACGGTAACCAGCTTGACATCCTTAATGCAATGGAGAGCGCTGACCTGGCTGACCTGGTGGAAAATGTCGAGTGGGAGGTGCTTGGTATGCCAGCTAAGAAGAGCATTGTTCTTTATGGTTGCTGTGCTGACCCTTACCCAGATGTGACCTACACACTGAAACTTAAGAGGAAAGCATCCTTCTATGTCTTCAACCTGCTCATACCATGTGTGATGATCTCTTTTCTGGCACCACTTGGTTTCTACCTTCCTGCTGACTCTGGAGAGAAGGTGTCATTGGGTGTCACAGTGATGCTGGCACTCACTGTCTTTCAGTTATTGGTTGCAGAGATCATGCCCCCCTCTGAGAATGTACCACTAATTG GAAAATATTACATTGCAACAATGACGATGATTACAGCCTCCACTGCTCTGACCATATTTGTCATGAACATACACCACTGTGGCCCTGATGCCAAGCCTGTTCCCAAATGGGCCAAGAAAGTCATTCTGCAGTACATGGCCAGAATGTGCTTTGTTTATGAAGTTGGGGAGAACTGCATGTCACCTCAGCCAGAGAAACAGGAGCCTCCTCCTGTACAGAACACCAACTGCACCATGAATGGTCAGGCGGGACCGGGCAGAGAGGACTGCATCTTCAGAATGGAGAGAGGACAAGAGATAGTGGGATCTATGCCCACAGAGGAAAAAGAAGACATGGATCAGATGTTGTCTCCTATAGGCTCAATAGGGAAGAACCCTACTAGCAACTACAGCTCTTGGAAGAATGGCATTTTTGCAAGCCTGGACTGTGGTGACTCAGGGGAGGGGAGGAGATGCAGGAAGGGAGGAGTGAGTGATggagagaaaaaagacagagagattTCCTGCAGCACCCAAAGCAATGAAACACAGCTCTTGCGTAACATAGAGTATATAGCCAACTGCCACAGAGATCAGAGGGCCACACAGAAAAGGACTGGAGAGTGGAAGAAGGTGGCCAAAGTTTTAGACCGCTTCTTCATGTGGATTTTTTTCATTATGGTGTTTTTCATGAGCCTTCTCATCATGGGCAAAACCATATAA